In Bos indicus isolate NIAB-ARS_2022 breed Sahiwal x Tharparkar chromosome 2, NIAB-ARS_B.indTharparkar_mat_pri_1.0, whole genome shotgun sequence, a single genomic region encodes these proteins:
- the GLB1L gene encoding beta-galactosidase-1-like protein isoform X3 yields the protein MAPKKPLCLPFLLLPLLTLLLPQGGLPAWLLRKPKIHLRTSDPDFLAAVDSWFKVLLPRIYPWLYHNGGNIISIQVENEYGSYRACDVSYMRHLAGLFRALLGDRILLFTTDGPEGLKCGSLQGLYTTVDFGPADNMTKIFGLLRKYEPRGPLVNSEYYTGWLDYWGQNHSTRSIPAVTKGLEKMLKLGASVNMYMFHGGTNFGYWNGADEKGRFLPITTSYDYDAPISEAGDPTPKLFAIRNVISKFQEVPLGPLPPPSPKMTLGPLNLHLDGNLLDFLDFLCPQGPIHSVLPMTFEAVNQVHGYMLYRTYLPHTVSEPTQLWVPNNGVHDRAYVMVDGVFQGVLERNMKHNLFLMGKIGATLDVLLENMGRLSFGSNSSDFKGLLQPPILGQTILTQWLMFPLKVDNLVKGWFPIQPLKHSHPQTPSGPTFYSTTFPILNSGGDTFLFLPGWTKGQVWINGFNLGRYWTKRGPQQTLYVPRPLLFPRGAHNRITLLELENVPPQPQIQFLDRPILNSTKHRTYVYSLSSASEPMELSGH from the exons ATGGCTCCCAAGAAACCTCTCTGCCTTCCCTTCCTGCTGCTCCCGCTCCTGACGCTGCTGCTGCCCCAG GGGGGTCTCCCAGCCTGGTTGCTGCGAAAACCTAAAATTCATCTGAGAACCTCAGATCCAG ACTTCCTTGCCGCAGTGGACTCCTGGTTCAAGGTCTTGCTGCCCAGGATATATCCATGGCTCTACCACAATGGGGGCAACATCATTAGCATTCAG GTGGAGAATGAATATGGTAGCTACAGAGCCTGCGACGTGAGCTACATGAGGCACCTAGCTGGGCTCTTTCGAGCGCTGCTTGGAGACAGGATCTTGCTCTTCACCACAGATGGACCTGAAGGACTCAAATGTGGCTCCCTCCAGGGACTCTATACCACTGTAGATTTTGGCCCAG CTGACAACATGACCAAGATCTTTGGCCTGCTTCGGAAGTATGAACCCCGCGGGCCCCTG GTAAACTCTGAGTACTACACAGGCTGGCTGGATTACTGGGGCCAGAATCACTCCACACGCTCCATTCCAGCTGTAACCAAAGGACTAGAGAAAATGCTCAAGTTGGGAGCCAGTGTGAACAT GTACATGTTCCACGGAGGTACCAACTTTGGATACTGGAATG GTGCTGATGAGAAGGGACGCTTTCTTCCAATTACTACCAGCTATGACTACGATGCACCCATATCCGAAGCAGGGGACCCCACACCCAAGCTTTTTGCTATTCGAAATGTCATCAGCAAG TTCCAGGAAGTTCCCTTGGGACCTTTacctccccccagccccaagATGACACTTGGACCTTTGAACCTACACCTG GATGGGAATTTGCTGGATTTCTTAGACTTCCTATGCCCCCAAGGGCCCATCCATTCAGTCTTGCCAATGACCTTTGAGGCTGTCAACCAG GTCCATGGCTATATGTTGTATCGGACCTATCTGCCCCATACTGTTTCTGAGCCAACACAACTCTGGGTACCTAACAATGGAGTCCATGACCGTGCCTACGTGATGGTGGATGGG GTGTTTCAGGGTGTTTTGGAACGAAACATGAAACATAACCTATTTTTGATGGGGAAAATAGGGGCCACACTGGATGTCCTGCTGGAGAACATGGGGAGGCTCAGTTTTGGGTCTAACAGCAGTGACTTCAAG GGCCTGTTACAGCCACCAATTCTGGGGCAGACAATCCTTACCCAGTGGCTGATGTTCCCCCTGAAAGTTGATAATCTTGTCAAAGGGTGGTTTCCCATCCAGCCGCTGAAACACTCACATCCTCAGACCCCCTCTGGCCCCACCTTCTACTCTACCACCTTCCCAATTTTAAACTCAGGCGGGGACACATTTCTGTTTCTACCTGGATGGACGAAG GGCCAAGTCTGGATCAATGGGTTTAACTTAGGCCGCTACTGGACAAAGCGGGGGCCGCAGCAGACCCTCTACGTGCCAAGACCCCTGCTGTTTCCTAGGGGAGCCCACAACAGAATCACATTGCTGGAGCTAGAAAATGTGCCTCCTCAGCCCCAAATCCAGTTCCTGGATAGGCCCATCCTCAATAGCACCAAGCACAGGACGTACGTCTATTCCCTCTCAAGTGCCTCTGAACCAATGGAGTTAAGTGGGCACTGA
- the GLB1L gene encoding beta-galactosidase-1-like protein isoform X1, whose translation MAPKKPLCLPFLLLPLLTLLLPQADARSFVVDRDHNRFLLDGAPFRYVSGSLHYFRVPRVLWADRLLKMRMSGLNVVQFYVPWNYHEPEPGVYNFNGSRDLFAFLKEATLANLLVILRPGPYICAEWEMGGLPAWLLRKPKIHLRTSDPDFLAAVDSWFKVLLPRIYPWLYHNGGNIISIQVENEYGSYRACDVSYMRHLAGLFRALLGDRILLFTTDGPEGLKCGSLQGLYTTVDFGPADNMTKIFGLLRKYEPRGPLVNSEYYTGWLDYWGQNHSTRSIPAVTKGLEKMLKLGASVNMYMFHGGTNFGYWNGADEKGRFLPITTSYDYDAPISEAGDPTPKLFAIRNVISKFQEVPLGPLPPPSPKMTLGPLNLHLDGNLLDFLDFLCPQGPIHSVLPMTFEAVNQVHGYMLYRTYLPHTVSEPTQLWVPNNGVHDRAYVMVDGVFQGVLERNMKHNLFLMGKIGATLDVLLENMGRLSFGSNSSDFKGLLQPPILGQTILTQWLMFPLKVDNLVKGWFPIQPLKHSHPQTPSGPTFYSTTFPILNSGGDTFLFLPGWTKGQVWINGFNLGRYWTKRGPQQTLYVPRPLLFPRGAHNRITLLELENVPPQPQIQFLDRPILNSTKHRTYVYSLSSASEPMELSGH comes from the exons ATGGCTCCCAAGAAACCTCTCTGCCTTCCCTTCCTGCTGCTCCCGCTCCTGACGCTGCTGCTGCCCCAG GCAGACGCTCGGTCTTTCGTAGTGGATCGGGATCATAACAGATTCCTCCTGGATGGGGCCCCGTTCCGCTACGTGTCTGGCAGCCTGCACTACTTTCGGGTACCGCGGGTGCTTTGGGCAGACCGGCTTCTCAAGATGCGAATGAGTGGCCTCAACGTAGTACAGTT TTATGTGCCCTGGAACTACCATGAGCCAGAGCCTGGGGTCTATAACTTTAATGGCAGCCGTGACCTCTTTGCATTTCTGAAAGAGGCAACTTTAGCGAACCTGTTGGTCATACTGAGACCAGGACCTTACATCTGTGCAGAGTGGGAGATG GGGGGTCTCCCAGCCTGGTTGCTGCGAAAACCTAAAATTCATCTGAGAACCTCAGATCCAG ACTTCCTTGCCGCAGTGGACTCCTGGTTCAAGGTCTTGCTGCCCAGGATATATCCATGGCTCTACCACAATGGGGGCAACATCATTAGCATTCAG GTGGAGAATGAATATGGTAGCTACAGAGCCTGCGACGTGAGCTACATGAGGCACCTAGCTGGGCTCTTTCGAGCGCTGCTTGGAGACAGGATCTTGCTCTTCACCACAGATGGACCTGAAGGACTCAAATGTGGCTCCCTCCAGGGACTCTATACCACTGTAGATTTTGGCCCAG CTGACAACATGACCAAGATCTTTGGCCTGCTTCGGAAGTATGAACCCCGCGGGCCCCTG GTAAACTCTGAGTACTACACAGGCTGGCTGGATTACTGGGGCCAGAATCACTCCACACGCTCCATTCCAGCTGTAACCAAAGGACTAGAGAAAATGCTCAAGTTGGGAGCCAGTGTGAACAT GTACATGTTCCACGGAGGTACCAACTTTGGATACTGGAATG GTGCTGATGAGAAGGGACGCTTTCTTCCAATTACTACCAGCTATGACTACGATGCACCCATATCCGAAGCAGGGGACCCCACACCCAAGCTTTTTGCTATTCGAAATGTCATCAGCAAG TTCCAGGAAGTTCCCTTGGGACCTTTacctccccccagccccaagATGACACTTGGACCTTTGAACCTACACCTG GATGGGAATTTGCTGGATTTCTTAGACTTCCTATGCCCCCAAGGGCCCATCCATTCAGTCTTGCCAATGACCTTTGAGGCTGTCAACCAG GTCCATGGCTATATGTTGTATCGGACCTATCTGCCCCATACTGTTTCTGAGCCAACACAACTCTGGGTACCTAACAATGGAGTCCATGACCGTGCCTACGTGATGGTGGATGGG GTGTTTCAGGGTGTTTTGGAACGAAACATGAAACATAACCTATTTTTGATGGGGAAAATAGGGGCCACACTGGATGTCCTGCTGGAGAACATGGGGAGGCTCAGTTTTGGGTCTAACAGCAGTGACTTCAAG GGCCTGTTACAGCCACCAATTCTGGGGCAGACAATCCTTACCCAGTGGCTGATGTTCCCCCTGAAAGTTGATAATCTTGTCAAAGGGTGGTTTCCCATCCAGCCGCTGAAACACTCACATCCTCAGACCCCCTCTGGCCCCACCTTCTACTCTACCACCTTCCCAATTTTAAACTCAGGCGGGGACACATTTCTGTTTCTACCTGGATGGACGAAG GGCCAAGTCTGGATCAATGGGTTTAACTTAGGCCGCTACTGGACAAAGCGGGGGCCGCAGCAGACCCTCTACGTGCCAAGACCCCTGCTGTTTCCTAGGGGAGCCCACAACAGAATCACATTGCTGGAGCTAGAAAATGTGCCTCCTCAGCCCCAAATCCAGTTCCTGGATAGGCCCATCCTCAATAGCACCAAGCACAGGACGTACGTCTATTCCCTCTCAAGTGCCTCTGAACCAATGGAGTTAAGTGGGCACTGA
- the GLB1L gene encoding beta-galactosidase-1-like protein isoform X2 yields the protein MRAMEGWDSLLLPALKKGTRTGRPAGYVPWNYHEPEPGVYNFNGSRDLFAFLKEATLANLLVILRPGPYICAEWEMGGLPAWLLRKPKIHLRTSDPDFLAAVDSWFKVLLPRIYPWLYHNGGNIISIQVENEYGSYRACDVSYMRHLAGLFRALLGDRILLFTTDGPEGLKCGSLQGLYTTVDFGPADNMTKIFGLLRKYEPRGPLVNSEYYTGWLDYWGQNHSTRSIPAVTKGLEKMLKLGASVNMYMFHGGTNFGYWNGADEKGRFLPITTSYDYDAPISEAGDPTPKLFAIRNVISKFQEVPLGPLPPPSPKMTLGPLNLHLDGNLLDFLDFLCPQGPIHSVLPMTFEAVNQVHGYMLYRTYLPHTVSEPTQLWVPNNGVHDRAYVMVDGVFQGVLERNMKHNLFLMGKIGATLDVLLENMGRLSFGSNSSDFKGLLQPPILGQTILTQWLMFPLKVDNLVKGWFPIQPLKHSHPQTPSGPTFYSTTFPILNSGGDTFLFLPGWTKGQVWINGFNLGRYWTKRGPQQTLYVPRPLLFPRGAHNRITLLELENVPPQPQIQFLDRPILNSTKHRTYVYSLSSASEPMELSGH from the exons ATGAGAGCCATGGAAGGGTGGGATTCGCTCCTCCTACCTGCCCTTAAGAAGGGGACCAGGACAGGAAGACCGGCTGG TTATGTGCCCTGGAACTACCATGAGCCAGAGCCTGGGGTCTATAACTTTAATGGCAGCCGTGACCTCTTTGCATTTCTGAAAGAGGCAACTTTAGCGAACCTGTTGGTCATACTGAGACCAGGACCTTACATCTGTGCAGAGTGGGAGATG GGGGGTCTCCCAGCCTGGTTGCTGCGAAAACCTAAAATTCATCTGAGAACCTCAGATCCAG ACTTCCTTGCCGCAGTGGACTCCTGGTTCAAGGTCTTGCTGCCCAGGATATATCCATGGCTCTACCACAATGGGGGCAACATCATTAGCATTCAG GTGGAGAATGAATATGGTAGCTACAGAGCCTGCGACGTGAGCTACATGAGGCACCTAGCTGGGCTCTTTCGAGCGCTGCTTGGAGACAGGATCTTGCTCTTCACCACAGATGGACCTGAAGGACTCAAATGTGGCTCCCTCCAGGGACTCTATACCACTGTAGATTTTGGCCCAG CTGACAACATGACCAAGATCTTTGGCCTGCTTCGGAAGTATGAACCCCGCGGGCCCCTG GTAAACTCTGAGTACTACACAGGCTGGCTGGATTACTGGGGCCAGAATCACTCCACACGCTCCATTCCAGCTGTAACCAAAGGACTAGAGAAAATGCTCAAGTTGGGAGCCAGTGTGAACAT GTACATGTTCCACGGAGGTACCAACTTTGGATACTGGAATG GTGCTGATGAGAAGGGACGCTTTCTTCCAATTACTACCAGCTATGACTACGATGCACCCATATCCGAAGCAGGGGACCCCACACCCAAGCTTTTTGCTATTCGAAATGTCATCAGCAAG TTCCAGGAAGTTCCCTTGGGACCTTTacctccccccagccccaagATGACACTTGGACCTTTGAACCTACACCTG GATGGGAATTTGCTGGATTTCTTAGACTTCCTATGCCCCCAAGGGCCCATCCATTCAGTCTTGCCAATGACCTTTGAGGCTGTCAACCAG GTCCATGGCTATATGTTGTATCGGACCTATCTGCCCCATACTGTTTCTGAGCCAACACAACTCTGGGTACCTAACAATGGAGTCCATGACCGTGCCTACGTGATGGTGGATGGG GTGTTTCAGGGTGTTTTGGAACGAAACATGAAACATAACCTATTTTTGATGGGGAAAATAGGGGCCACACTGGATGTCCTGCTGGAGAACATGGGGAGGCTCAGTTTTGGGTCTAACAGCAGTGACTTCAAG GGCCTGTTACAGCCACCAATTCTGGGGCAGACAATCCTTACCCAGTGGCTGATGTTCCCCCTGAAAGTTGATAATCTTGTCAAAGGGTGGTTTCCCATCCAGCCGCTGAAACACTCACATCCTCAGACCCCCTCTGGCCCCACCTTCTACTCTACCACCTTCCCAATTTTAAACTCAGGCGGGGACACATTTCTGTTTCTACCTGGATGGACGAAG GGCCAAGTCTGGATCAATGGGTTTAACTTAGGCCGCTACTGGACAAAGCGGGGGCCGCAGCAGACCCTCTACGTGCCAAGACCCCTGCTGTTTCCTAGGGGAGCCCACAACAGAATCACATTGCTGGAGCTAGAAAATGTGCCTCCTCAGCCCCAAATCCAGTTCCTGGATAGGCCCATCCTCAATAGCACCAAGCACAGGACGTACGTCTATTCCCTCTCAAGTGCCTCTGAACCAATGGAGTTAAGTGGGCACTGA
- the STK16 gene encoding serine/threonine-protein kinase 16 isoform X1: MGHALCICSRGTLTIDHKRYLFIHKLGEGGFSFVDLVEGLHDGQFYALKRILCHEQQDQEEAQREADMHRLFHHPNILRLVAYCLRERGTKHEAWLLLPFFKRGTLWNEIEKLKDKGNFLTEEQIIRLLLGICRGLEAIHAKGYAHRDLKPTNILLGNEGQPVLMDLGSMNQACIHVEGSRQALALQDWAAQRCTISYRAPELFSVQSHCVIDERTDVWSLGCVLYAMMFGEGPYDMVFQKGDSVALAVQNQLSIPQSPRYSSALRQLLTSMMTVDPQQRPHIPLLLSQLEVLQPPARDEHTTHI; the protein is encoded by the exons ATGGGCCACGCGCTTTGCATCTGCTCTCGGGGAACTCTCACCATTGACCATAAGCGCTATCTCTTCATCCATAAACTGGGGGAGGG TGGGTTCAGCTTTGTGGACCTAGTGGAGGGGTTACATGATGGACAGTTCTACGCCCTGAAGCGAATCCTGTGTCATGAGCAGCAGGACCAGGAGGAGGCCCAACGAGAAGCAGACATGCATCGCCTCTTCCATCACCCCAACATCCTTCGCCTCGTTGCTTATTGTCTGAGAGAGCGAGGCACTAAACatgaggcctggctgctgctacCCTTCTTCAAG AGAGGTACGCTGTGGAATGAGATAGAAAAGCTGAAGGACAAAGGCAACTTCTTGACTGAAGAGCAAATCATTCGGCTGCTGCTGGGTATCTGCAGAGGCCTTGAGGCTATTCACGCCAAGGGTTATGCCCACAG GGACCTGAAACCCACCAATATCTTGCTTGGCAACGAGGGGCAGCCGGTTCTAATGGACTTggggtccatgaatcaagcatGCATCCACGTGGAGGGCTCCCGCCAAGCTCTGGCCCTCCAG GACTGGGCAGCCCAGCGGTGCACCATCTCCTACCGGGCCCCGGAGCTCTTTTCCGTGCAAAGCCACTGTGTCATCGATGAGCGGACTGATGTCTGG TCCCTAGGTTGTGTGCTATATGCCATGATGTTTGGGGAAGGCCCTTACGACATGGTGTTCCAGAAGGGTGACAGCGTGGCCCTTGCAGTGCAGAACCAACTTAGCATCCCGCAGAGCCCCAG GTATTCTTCAGCCTTGCGGCAGCTGCTGACCTCAATGATGACCGTGGACCCCCAGCAGCGCCCTCACATTCCTCTGCTCCTGAGTCAGTTGGAGGTGCTGCAGCCCCCGGCTCGAGACGAGCACACTACCCACATCTGA
- the STK16 gene encoding serine/threonine-protein kinase 16 isoform X3 has product MGHALCICSRGTLTIDHKRYLFIHKLGEGGFSFVDLVEGLHDGQFYALKRILCHEQQDQEEAQREADMHRLFHHPNILRLVAYCLRERGTKHEAWLLLPFFKRGTLWNEIEKLKDKGNFLTEEQIIRLLLGICRGLEAIHAKGYAHRDLKPTNILLGNEGQPVLMDLGSMNQACIHVEGSRQALALQSLGCVLYAMMFGEGPYDMVFQKGDSVALAVQNQLSIPQSPRYSSALRQLLTSMMTVDPQQRPHIPLLLSQLEVLQPPARDEHTTHI; this is encoded by the exons ATGGGCCACGCGCTTTGCATCTGCTCTCGGGGAACTCTCACCATTGACCATAAGCGCTATCTCTTCATCCATAAACTGGGGGAGGG TGGGTTCAGCTTTGTGGACCTAGTGGAGGGGTTACATGATGGACAGTTCTACGCCCTGAAGCGAATCCTGTGTCATGAGCAGCAGGACCAGGAGGAGGCCCAACGAGAAGCAGACATGCATCGCCTCTTCCATCACCCCAACATCCTTCGCCTCGTTGCTTATTGTCTGAGAGAGCGAGGCACTAAACatgaggcctggctgctgctacCCTTCTTCAAG AGAGGTACGCTGTGGAATGAGATAGAAAAGCTGAAGGACAAAGGCAACTTCTTGACTGAAGAGCAAATCATTCGGCTGCTGCTGGGTATCTGCAGAGGCCTTGAGGCTATTCACGCCAAGGGTTATGCCCACAG GGACCTGAAACCCACCAATATCTTGCTTGGCAACGAGGGGCAGCCGGTTCTAATGGACTTggggtccatgaatcaagcatGCATCCACGTGGAGGGCTCCCGCCAAGCTCTGGCCCTCCAG TCCCTAGGTTGTGTGCTATATGCCATGATGTTTGGGGAAGGCCCTTACGACATGGTGTTCCAGAAGGGTGACAGCGTGGCCCTTGCAGTGCAGAACCAACTTAGCATCCCGCAGAGCCCCAG GTATTCTTCAGCCTTGCGGCAGCTGCTGACCTCAATGATGACCGTGGACCCCCAGCAGCGCCCTCACATTCCTCTGCTCCTGAGTCAGTTGGAGGTGCTGCAGCCCCCGGCTCGAGACGAGCACACTACCCACATCTGA
- the STK16 gene encoding serine/threonine-protein kinase 16 isoform X4, giving the protein MGHALCICSRGTLTIDHKRYLFIHKLGEGDLKPTNILLGNEGQPVLMDLGSMNQACIHVEGSRQALALQDWAAQRCTISYRAPELFSVQSHCVIDERTDVWSLGCVLYAMMFGEGPYDMVFQKGDSVALAVQNQLSIPQSPRYSSALRQLLTSMMTVDPQQRPHIPLLLSQLEVLQPPARDEHTTHI; this is encoded by the exons ATGGGCCACGCGCTTTGCATCTGCTCTCGGGGAACTCTCACCATTGACCATAAGCGCTATCTCTTCATCCATAAACTGGGGGAGGG GGACCTGAAACCCACCAATATCTTGCTTGGCAACGAGGGGCAGCCGGTTCTAATGGACTTggggtccatgaatcaagcatGCATCCACGTGGAGGGCTCCCGCCAAGCTCTGGCCCTCCAG GACTGGGCAGCCCAGCGGTGCACCATCTCCTACCGGGCCCCGGAGCTCTTTTCCGTGCAAAGCCACTGTGTCATCGATGAGCGGACTGATGTCTGG TCCCTAGGTTGTGTGCTATATGCCATGATGTTTGGGGAAGGCCCTTACGACATGGTGTTCCAGAAGGGTGACAGCGTGGCCCTTGCAGTGCAGAACCAACTTAGCATCCCGCAGAGCCCCAG GTATTCTTCAGCCTTGCGGCAGCTGCTGACCTCAATGATGACCGTGGACCCCCAGCAGCGCCCTCACATTCCTCTGCTCCTGAGTCAGTTGGAGGTGCTGCAGCCCCCGGCTCGAGACGAGCACACTACCCACATCTGA
- the STK16 gene encoding serine/threonine-protein kinase 16 isoform X2 — protein MGDDLGPSLTPLAHSGFSFVDLVEGLHDGQFYALKRILCHEQQDQEEAQREADMHRLFHHPNILRLVAYCLRERGTKHEAWLLLPFFKRGTLWNEIEKLKDKGNFLTEEQIIRLLLGICRGLEAIHAKGYAHRDLKPTNILLGNEGQPVLMDLGSMNQACIHVEGSRQALALQDWAAQRCTISYRAPELFSVQSHCVIDERTDVWSLGCVLYAMMFGEGPYDMVFQKGDSVALAVQNQLSIPQSPRYSSALRQLLTSMMTVDPQQRPHIPLLLSQLEVLQPPARDEHTTHI, from the exons ATGGGAGATGACCTTGGTCCTTCACTGACCCCTTTGGCCCACAGTGGGTTCAGCTTTGTGGACCTAGTGGAGGGGTTACATGATGGACAGTTCTACGCCCTGAAGCGAATCCTGTGTCATGAGCAGCAGGACCAGGAGGAGGCCCAACGAGAAGCAGACATGCATCGCCTCTTCCATCACCCCAACATCCTTCGCCTCGTTGCTTATTGTCTGAGAGAGCGAGGCACTAAACatgaggcctggctgctgctacCCTTCTTCAAG AGAGGTACGCTGTGGAATGAGATAGAAAAGCTGAAGGACAAAGGCAACTTCTTGACTGAAGAGCAAATCATTCGGCTGCTGCTGGGTATCTGCAGAGGCCTTGAGGCTATTCACGCCAAGGGTTATGCCCACAG GGACCTGAAACCCACCAATATCTTGCTTGGCAACGAGGGGCAGCCGGTTCTAATGGACTTggggtccatgaatcaagcatGCATCCACGTGGAGGGCTCCCGCCAAGCTCTGGCCCTCCAG GACTGGGCAGCCCAGCGGTGCACCATCTCCTACCGGGCCCCGGAGCTCTTTTCCGTGCAAAGCCACTGTGTCATCGATGAGCGGACTGATGTCTGG TCCCTAGGTTGTGTGCTATATGCCATGATGTTTGGGGAAGGCCCTTACGACATGGTGTTCCAGAAGGGTGACAGCGTGGCCCTTGCAGTGCAGAACCAACTTAGCATCCCGCAGAGCCCCAG GTATTCTTCAGCCTTGCGGCAGCTGCTGACCTCAATGATGACCGTGGACCCCCAGCAGCGCCCTCACATTCCTCTGCTCCTGAGTCAGTTGGAGGTGCTGCAGCCCCCGGCTCGAGACGAGCACACTACCCACATCTGA
- the TUBA4A gene encoding tubulin alpha-4A chain produces the protein MRECISVHVGQAGVQMGNACWELYCLEHGIQPDGQMPSDKTIGGGDDSFTTFFCETGAGKHVPRAVFVDLEPTVIDEIRNGPYRQLFHPEQLITGKEDAANNYARGHYTIGKEIIDPVLDRIRKLSDQCTGLQGFLVFHSFGGGTGSGFTSLLMERLSVDYGKKSKLEFSIYPAPQVSTAVVEPYNSILTTHTTLEHSDCAFMVDNEAIYDICRRNLDIERPTYTNLNRLISQIVSSITASLRFDGALNVDLTEFQTNLVPYPRIHFPLATYAPVISAEKAYHEQLSVAEITNACFEPANQMVKCDPRHGKYMACCLLYRGDVVPKDVNAAIAAIKTKRSIQFVDWCPTGFKVGINYQPPTVVPGGDLAKVQRAVCMLSNTTAIAEAWARLDHKFDLMYAKRAFVHWYVGEGMEEGEFSEAREDMAALEKDYEEVGIDSYEDEDEGEE, from the exons ATG CGTGAATGCATCTCAGTCCATGTGGGGCAGGCAGGTGTCCAGATGGGCAATGCCTGCTGGGAGCTCTACTGTCTGGAACATGGAATTCAGCCGGATGGACAGATGCCCAGTGACAAGACCATCGGTGGAGGGGACGACTCCTTCACCACCTTCTTCTGTGAAACCGGTGCCGGAAAGCATGTGCCCCGGGCAGTTTTTGTGGACTTGGAGCCTACCGTAATTG ATGAGATCCGAAACGGCCCATACCGGCAACTCTTCCACCCCGAGCAGCTCATCACTGGGAAAGAGGATGCGGCGAACAACTATGCTCGTGGTCACTACACCATTGGCAAGGAAATCATTGACCCAGTCCTGGACCGGATCCGCAAGCTG TCTGATCAGTGCACAGGACTTCAGGGCTTCCTGGTGTTCCACAGCTTTGGAGGGGGCACTGGCTCTGGCTTCACCTCACTGCTGATGGAGCGGCTCTCTGTTGACTATGGCAAGAAATCCAAGCTGGAGTTCTCCATCTACCCAGCCCCCCAGGTGTCCACGGCCGTGGTTGAGCCCTACAACTCCATCCTGACCACTCACACCACTCTGGAGCACTCAGATTGCGCCTTCATGGTGGACAACGAGGCCATCTATGACATCTGTCGCCGCAACCTGGACATCGAGCGTCCAACTTACACCAACCTCAACCGCCTCATCAGCCAGATCGTCTCCTCCATCACAGCCTCCCTGCGCTTTGACGGCGCCCTCAACGTGGACCTGACCGAGTTCCAGACCAACCTGGTGCCCTACCCTCGCATCCACTTCCCCCTGGCCACCTATGCACCAGTCATCTCTGCAGAGAAGGCCTACCACGAGCAGCTGTCGGTGGCAGAGATCACCAACGCCTGCTTCGAGCCTGCCAACCAGATGGTGAAGTGTGATCCCCGCCACGGCAAGTACATGGCCTGCTGCCTGCTGTACCGTGGAGATGTGGTGCCCAAGGACGTCAACGCTGCCATTGCTGCCATCAAGACCAAGCGCAGTATTCAGTTCGTGGACTGGTGCCCCACGGGCTTCAAGGTCGGTATCAACTACCAGCCCCCCACTGTGGTGCCCGGGGGAGACCTGGCCAAGGTGCAGCGTGCCGTGTGCATGCTGAGCAACACGACCGCCATCGCTGAGGCCTGGGCCCGCCTGGACCACAAGTTCGACCTGATGTATGCCAAGAGGGCGTTTGTGCACTGGTACGTGGGCGAGGGCATGGAGGAGGGTGAGTTCTCCGAGGCCCGGGAGGATAtggctgccctggagaaggattACGAGGAAGTGGGCATCGACTCCTATGAGGATGAGGATGAGGGAGAAGAATAG